ttttttatatttaagtcGGGTGGGGAAGAGTGGGAATGCTAAACATGTGGTCAAGTCCATTATTCTGTTGATGTTTTATGGACCATAACCTCCATTAATAATCGCTTTTTGGTGAGAAAGATGAATAATGCATGAAATCGTCGTACGCTTGAAAGCGTAATTTTCTGTTTTTGGTATAAGTGCTATTGCGAAAGGCGATGGAGTGTTTTCTCCTTTCAGACGTTAACAATGTCCACATCTGTGCCGATCGATCAAAAATCTCATAACGACCTCGAGACGCGCCGCAACAACGCCGCCGTTAAGTGAGCCGCTCCATCCGCCGAGTCGTGAGTAAATCACGAAAAAGTTGTagtttgtttctttaaaaaaaacacacacaaaaaacgtgttttttttcctgcacGTCGTCAGATTCTCTTCTTATCTAACGTGCCATTCCAGGTGACCGGCGGTGTGACTGTGCACAAGACAAGCGGCTCACGAACGGAACACAAACACGTAGGAGGCCCGGAAAACTGCTGCATAATTAGTGTTAACAATTCATGTCGCTATCATCCGGAGTTCAGCCCAAaagatactttttttcttttcttacaaatgtattaaaatccCCCCTCAAATCAACAATGTGATCAGACCACACCAGCACTGACTCGAGTGACATCACTCGAGGCCATTTTTCTGATTTCAACTGTGATTTGACAActgtgaaaacataaaattcacatgatatgttttcaatgtcctgtacaatttgaccccaggctgtttttcactgtttaAAACACATAAGAACTAGAATGGACACTCGGTAgaacgcataccttcgcatatcacatgattgggcattgaatcatgaacatgttgacattagttgcatgccaattggatacaaattgaccgtgctttggtcaaaagaagatgttgaccttttcatgaccttgaccttgacctttaaccctatcgatcccaaaatctaatcaaatggtccccggataataaccaatcatcccaccaaatgtcatgcgattcggtttaatgctttttgagttatgcgagtaacacgcaaataaataaataaatgcgaAGGTAcagtaaatatcaactttttaaatttatttaaagggatatttaggtagtcaacaaacaaacaaaaagtacctgacacttaaacttgggaaacaatattcattctaataattttctggaggttttatcTGCTGTGGTCgcaaagggtaaaagatgttagtaaatgtgaaggtaacagagTTAAACACGTCCACGCGGAGCGACTTTAGCATTACACGTATCAGTGGAATAAGACTTCAAGCGGAGTAGCATGgaagaagttttttttattgaggTTTAAGGGTTGGATGTGGCTGCAGGATCCAAGAGCACGGAAtccacacaaacgcacacaaatcgcacacacacaccctcctccctcccagcgATGCTCTGATGGGCTGAGCGAGGGCTGACGTCGTCGGTGGGGGGTGCGGAGGAGAAGTGTGTGAcgtgggggagggaggaggagaggaaagaggaaaagtgtggagggagaagggagcaTCACGAAACCGAGGTAGAGCCAAaaaaaatggagagagagagaaagagagagagcgttcATTATCAGATCCAGTCTCCCCGGTCCGTGTAATCATCTCCTCTTTTCTAATTGCTCactagaaaataataataacaaccgACTGTATTCCCTCTATCAAACTAACACGGGATCTctgggatggagagatgatattacatcctctccctctccatccccctctccgcTCTTCACTTGGAGGCCGCGGTGTAGCAGCCGTGCGGGTTCCACTGCATGTCGCGGACGCGCCTGACCGACTGCATCTGGGGGCAGCGGGCGCCGTACTGGTTGAAGTGGCGGTACTCGCCCTTCTCCAGCAGGTACTGGCTGCCACGGTAACCGGGGAACTGGTAGCCCACCcagctgagggaggagagagagagaggagagagagagagagagagagagagagagagagagagagaggagagagttgaCTTTATTTTGGGAAGGTTCGTGGAGAAATGACAAAGCGGAAGGAGATGGAGACGGTTTGTATTCGAGGGAAGAAAAGGAGAGGTCACGAGGACGGGAGGAAAGGTCACGAGGactgaaggaagggaggaaaggtcacgaggacgagaggaagggaggaaagatcACGAGgacgggaggaagggaggaaaggtcacgaggatgagaggaagggaggaaaggtcacgaggacgagaggaagggaggaaaggtcaCAAGtatgagaggaagggaggaaaggtcacgagtatgagaggaagggaggaaaggtcatgaggatgagaggaagggaggaaaggtcacgaggacgagaggaagggaggaaaggtcacgagtatgagaggaagggaggaaaggtcacgagtatgagaggaagggaggaaaggtcatgaggatgagaggaagggaggaaaggtcaCGAGGACGAGAGGAAAAGTCACAAggatgggaggaagggaggaaaggtcacgaggatgagaggaagggaggaaaggtcacgaggacgagaggaagggaggaaaggtcacgagtatgagaggaagggaggaaaggtcatgaggatgagaggaagggaggaaagttcatgaggaagggaggaaaggtcaTGAgagtggaggaagggaggagaggtcacaaggacgagaggaaggtcacgaggacgagaggaagggaggaaaggtcccgaggacaagaggaagggaggaaaggtcacgaggacgagaggaagggaggaaaggtcacaaggacaagaggaagggaggaaaggtcaCAAGgacgagaggaagtgaggaaaggTCACGAGgacaagagaagagaggaaatgtCATGAGGATgaggaaaaaagggaggaaaggtCACAAGgacgagaggaagtgaggaaaggTCAcaaggacgagaggaagagaggaaaggtCACATCTACAGCCGGTTAGCTTTgctcaaaattaaaataaatagggGGAAACCAGAGTCGGGTTtggtatttttcttttaaaggtgTCATGAATGAAGACTTTAGCTGTAGggacttattttttttaatccttgTGGGCAACACGGAGGTCTAAGGGCAGCGGCCCTCTTCTGGACACTAGGGGCATAATCTGCCTAGCAACACTTCTAAAACTCACTCATAATCCCACTACATTTGGTGTTATTTAATCTGTATGAATGTGCTCAGtaacaaaacacaaactgttCTTTCAAGGCGCCGTGTCGCCGCCCTCGACTCACGTTCCGCCGTTGACCACGACGCTGCCCACCCGGTCGGTGAAGCCGTGGGAGAACAGGCTGGGCACGTCGTCGTCCAGGATCTCCATCTTGCGGCCCTTGAACTCTCCGACCTCGTGCAGGCAGATCTTGTGCTTCTCCTGATCCTGGAAGAACGTGAGGGAAGAGGATAGAAGATGTGAGAAAGGTGGAGACGAAGTCAAAGGCACTCGTTTCCTaacagacggggggggggtaccaTGCGGACGGCCCTGAAGGACAGCAGGTAGTCGTTCCTCTGGCAGTTGCTCCAGGAGTCCCAGCGGGGATACGCCCCCTTCTCCAGGACGAACATCTCCCCACAGAAGTTCATCTGCTCATAGCCCAcgaagctgaggaggaggagaggaagggaggaaaggtcaggagaggggagggaggaaaggtcaggaggaggagaggggagggaggaaaggtcaggaggaggagaggggagggaggaaaggtcaggaggaggagaggggagggaggaaaggtcaggaggaggagagggggggaggaaaggtcacgaggaggagaggggaggaaaggtcaggaggaggagagggaggaggaaaggtcaggaggaggagaggggagggaggaaaggtcaggaggaggagagggggggaggaaaggTCACGAGGAGGACAGGGG
The nucleotide sequence above comes from Pseudoliparis swirei isolate HS2019 ecotype Mariana Trench chromosome 24, NWPU_hadal_v1, whole genome shotgun sequence. Encoded proteins:
- the crybb1l2 gene encoding crystallin, beta B1, like 2; amino-acid sequence: MSAGGEKSKSASQTDGKAAQGKMLDTGKNYKMCVYDQENFQGRCVEISGECMNVCDVGMDRVRSLRVTCGPFVGYEQMNFCGEMFVLEKGAYPRWDSWSNCQRNDYLLSFRAVRMDQEKHKICLHEVGEFKGRKMEILDDDVPSLFSHGFTDRVGSVVVNGGTWVGYQFPGYRGSQYLLEKGEYRHFNQYGARCPQMQSVRRVRDMQWNPHGCYTAASK